Proteins encoded together in one Saccopteryx leptura isolate mSacLep1 chromosome 7, mSacLep1_pri_phased_curated, whole genome shotgun sequence window:
- the ATG4B gene encoding cysteine protease ATG4B: MDAATLTYDTLRFAEFEDFPETSEPVWILGRKYSVCTEKDEILSDVASRLWFTYRKNFPAIGGTGPTSDTGWGCMLRCGQMIFAQALLCRHLGRDWRWTQRKRQPESYFHVLNAFIDRKDSYYSIHQIAQMGVGEGKSIGQWYGPNTVAQVLKKLAVFDTWSALAVHIAMDNTVVMEEIRRVCKSSLPCVGATAFPADSQGHCNGLPAGAEVTNRPSLWRPLVLLIPLRLGLTDINEAYVETLKGCFMMPQSLGVIGGKPNSAHYFIGYVGEELIYLDPHTTQPAVEFTDSCSIPDESFHCQHPPSRMSIGELDPSIAVGFFCKTEDDFNDWCQQIKKLSLLGGALPMFELVEQQPSHLACPDVLNLSLDSSDVERLERFFDSEDEDFEILSL; the protein is encoded by the exons ATGGACGCAG CTACCCTGACCTATGACACTCTCCGATTTGCTGAGTTTGAAGATTTCCCAGAGACCTCGGAGCCTGTTTGGATACTGGGTAGAAAATACAGCGTTTGCACAG AAAAGGACGAAATCTTATCCGATGTGGCGTCCAGACTGTGGTTTACGTACAGGAAGAACTTCCCAGCCATTG GGGGGACTGGCCCCACCTCGGACACGGGCTGGGGCTGCATGCTTCGCTGCGGACAGATGATCTTTGCCCAGGCCCTGCTGTGCCGACACTTGGGCCGAG ATTGGAGGTGGACACAGCGAAAGAGGCAGCCAGAGAGCTACTTCCACGTCCTCAATGCATTCATCGACAGGAAGGACAGTTACTACTCCATCCACCAGATAG CACAAATGGGAGTTGGCGAGGGCAAGTCCATTGGCCAGTGGTACGGGCCCAACACGGTCGCCCAGGTTCTCAA GAAGCTTGCTGTCTTCGACACGTGGAGCGCCCTGGCCGTCCACATAGCAATGGACAACACGGTGGTGATGGAGGAGATCA GAAGAGTGTGCAAGAGCAGCCTTCCATGTGTGGGGGCCACTGCATTTCCTGCAGACTCCCAAGGGCACTGCAATGGACTCCCTGCAGGAGCCGAGGTCACCAACAGGCCGTCACTGTGGAGACCCCTGGTGCTTCTCATCCCCCTGCGCCTGGGGCTCACGGACATCAACGAGGCCTACGTGGAGACGCTGAAG gGCTGTTTCATGATGCCTCAGTCCCTGGGAGTGATTGGAGGGAAGCCCAACAGTGCCCACTACTTCATCGGCTATGTGG GTGAGGAGCTCATCTACCTGGACCCCCATACGACGCAGCCAGCAGTGGAGTTTACTGACAGCTGCTCTATTCCGGACGAGAGCTTCCACTGCCAGCACCCCCCGAGCAGGATGAGTATCGGGGAGCTCGACCCGTCCATCGCTGTG GGGTTTTTCTGTAAGACGGAGGACGACTTTAATGACTGGTGCCAGCAGATAAAAAAG CTGTCGCTGCTCGGAGGCGCCCTGCCTATGTTTGAGCTGGTGGAGCAGCAGCCTTCCCACCTGGCCTGCCCCGACGTCCTGAACCTGTCCTTAG attcttCTGATGTAGAGCGACTGGAAAGATTCTTTGACTCGGAAGATGAGGACTTCGAGATCTTGTCCCTTTGA
- the DTYMK gene encoding thymidylate kinase, protein MAGRRGALIVLEGMDRAGKSTQCRKLVAALSAAGHRAELLRFPERSTEIGKLLSSYLEKKSDVEDHSVHLLFSANRWEQVPLIKEKLNQGITLVMDRYAFSGVAFTSAKENFSLHWCKQPDVGLPKPDLVVFLQLRLAEAVERGGFGCERYENQAFQERALRCFHQLMEDTTLNWKMVDASKSIEDVHKEIRTLSEDTIRAAAQRPLGQLWT, encoded by the exons ATGGCAGGCCGGCGCGGAGCCCTCATCGTGCTGGAAGGCATGGACCGCGCCGGCAAGAGCACACAGTGCCGCAAGTTGGTGGCCGCGCTGTCCGCCGCCGGCCACCGTGCCGAGCTGCTGCGCTTCCCCG aaagatcAACTGAAATTGGCAAGCTTCTCagttcttacttggaaaagaagagtgaCGTGGAGGATCACTCAGTGCACCTGCTTTTCTCTGCAAACCGCTGGGAACAAGT gcCATTAATTAAGGAGAAGTTGAACCAGGGCATCACCTTGGTCATGGACAGATACGCGTTTTCCGGTGTCGCTTTCACCAGCGCCAAAGAG AACTTCTCCCTGCATTGGTGCAAGCAGCCGGACGTGGGCCTCCCCAAACCGGACCTGGTCGTGTTCCTTCAGCTGCGGTTGGCAGAGGCAGTGGAGCGGGGCGGGTTCGGCTGCGAGCGCTACGAGAACCAGGCCTTCCAGGAGCGGGCTCTGCGATGCTTCCACCAGCTCATGGAGGACACGACCCTGAACTGGAAG ATGGTCGACGCTTCCAAAAGCATCGAAGATGTCCACAAGGAGATCCGTACCCTGTCCGAGGACACCATCCGGGCCGCCGCACAGAGACCGCTGGGGCAGCTGTGGACGTAG